A section of the Arcobacter roscoffensis genome encodes:
- a CDS encoding DMT family transporter, translating into MSFLKKEFELFVLITLSLIFLSLNSILCKIALVNEYIDAYSFTFFRVFFAFLTLLILITLRESKKESKLKKISLKGNWLSSFMLFIYAIGFSYSYLNLEAGFGTLLLFTAVQLTMLITSLFYKEKININKFIGIILAFIGLSYLLYPSKDFDISYFHLTLMVISGIAWGIYSVIGKSSKDALFNTYDNFFKALIFTVIFFVFVLFNTLQISVNGILLSFLSGSITSAIGYVIWYKVLPNIKIVTASILQLLVPVIAIILSVVFLGEIFTMKLLIATLLVSVAVLISVIKKESNQNT; encoded by the coding sequence ATGAGTTTTTTAAAGAAAGAGTTTGAGCTATTTGTTTTAATCACTCTTTCTTTAATATTTTTAAGTCTAAACTCTATTTTATGTAAAATCGCTTTAGTAAATGAGTATATAGATGCTTACTCATTTACTTTCTTTAGAGTCTTTTTTGCTTTTTTGACCCTACTTATTTTAATCACATTAAGAGAAAGTAAAAAAGAATCTAAACTAAAGAAAATAAGTTTAAAAGGTAATTGGCTTAGTTCTTTTATGCTTTTTATATATGCAATTGGCTTTTCTTACTCTTATTTAAACTTAGAAGCAGGTTTTGGGACACTATTACTATTTACAGCAGTTCAATTAACAATGCTTATTACTTCACTATTTTATAAAGAAAAAATCAATATAAATAAATTTATTGGAATCATATTAGCTTTTATTGGTCTATCATACTTACTATATCCTAGTAAGGATTTTGATATTTCATATTTTCATTTAACTTTGATGGTTATTTCAGGAATTGCATGGGGAATTTATTCTGTTATTGGTAAGAGCTCAAAAGATGCTTTATTTAATACTTATGATAACTTCTTTAAAGCTTTGATATTTACAGTGATATTTTTTGTATTTGTTTTATTTAATACCCTTCAAATTAGTGTTAATGGAATTTTATTAAGCTTTTTATCTGGAAGTATCACCTCTGCTATAGGCTATGTTATTTGGTATAAAGTCTTGCCAAATATTAAAATAGTTACGGCAAGTATTTTACAGTTACTTGTTCCTGTTATTGCTATTATTTTAAGTGTTGTTTTTTTAGGAGAGATATTTACCATGAAACTTTTAATAGCAACATTACTTGTATCAGTTGCTGTATTAATTTCAGTAATAAAAAAAGAGTCTAATCAAAATACTTAA
- a CDS encoding ATP-binding protein: MITIRQRLFISFSLILLIILSIIGVFFYTIFNLSEIHKSQTHRYDQIRRVEKLKEFNNSFSWIVLDIVTDYEKMDVVKKRLSKSNELFKTLVLKKKQIIQNSESLSEKKNLELIFKYFQKIERLIRYELYELVLISKNEKSFHLFNKKFDNSSSKITKLLDEEIMYLQSQLDKTEQSRNQFIDTIKVELVILFFIAFLLSFIISSRITKKIKDKLDKLNKGVLQLFKDDENTIKVDIGKNNELTEITYNLNSYLEKQRDIIHSREELLRNISHELKTPISKAKFLLENLKQSKNDKEIDSLNSVIIDIEELTNKLLQREKLNFAKVNPSKFKTSTLILESLSKLSIDDESKIELDITDDFYIHADKYYLTIALKNLIDNAMKYADEYPIKIEVNENKIEVKNIANKLSSDLIYYTQPFTREPNQQVGHGLGLNIVNKIIQMHDFKLEYNYSKPYNIFSIVF, from the coding sequence GTGATAACAATTAGACAAAGACTTTTTATATCTTTTTCACTTATTTTACTTATTATTTTATCCATAATTGGAGTATTTTTTTACACTATTTTTAATCTAAGTGAGATTCATAAAAGTCAAACTCATAGGTATGATCAAATAAGACGAGTTGAAAAATTAAAAGAGTTTAATAACTCTTTTTCTTGGATTGTTTTAGATATTGTAACTGACTATGAAAAAATGGATGTAGTAAAAAAGCGTCTAAGTAAATCTAATGAACTTTTTAAAACCTTAGTGTTGAAAAAAAAACAGATTATTCAAAACTCTGAATCTCTAAGTGAAAAGAAAAATTTAGAGTTAATATTTAAGTATTTTCAAAAAATTGAGAGATTAATTAGATATGAGCTTTATGAGTTGGTACTTATAAGTAAAAATGAGAAAAGTTTCCACTTATTTAATAAAAAATTTGATAACTCAAGTTCTAAAATAACTAAACTTTTAGATGAAGAAATAATGTATCTTCAGTCCCAACTTGATAAAACTGAGCAAAGTAGAAATCAGTTTATTGACACAATAAAAGTTGAATTAGTAATACTATTTTTTATAGCTTTTCTTTTATCTTTTATTATTTCTTCTAGAATTACTAAAAAAATCAAAGACAAACTAGATAAATTAAATAAAGGTGTTTTACAGCTTTTTAAAGATGACGAAAATACCATAAAAGTTGATATTGGTAAAAACAATGAGTTAACTGAAATAACATATAATCTAAATTCATATCTTGAAAAACAAAGGGATATTATCCACTCAAGAGAAGAACTTTTAAGAAATATAAGTCATGAATTAAAAACACCTATTTCAAAAGCAAAATTTTTACTTGAAAATTTAAAACAGAGTAAAAATGACAAAGAAATTGATAGTTTAAATAGTGTAATTATTGATATTGAAGAGCTTACAAATAAGCTTTTACAAAGAGAGAAACTTAATTTTGCAAAGGTAAATCCTTCTAAGTTTAAAACAAGTACTTTAATTCTTGAGTCATTATCGAAACTTTCAATTGATGATGAGTCTAAAATAGAACTTGATATAACAGATGATTTCTATATTCATGCAGATAAGTATTATTTGACAATCGCACTAAAAAACTTGATAGATAATGCAATGAAATATGCAGATGAATATCCTATTAAAATTGAAGTAAATGAAAATAAAATTGAAGTTAAAAATATTGCAAATAAACTTTCAAGTGACCTTATATATTATACTCAGCCATTTACAAGAGAACCAAATCAACAAGTAGGTCATGGCTTAGGATTAAATATAGTAAATAAGATTATCCAGATGCATGACTTTAAACTTGAATATAACTATAGTAAACCATATAACATCTTTTCAATTGTATTTTAA
- a CDS encoding PhzF family phenazine biosynthesis protein, producing MNVEKISAFSYKNKGGNPAGVLFCEEMLTDKQMLEIAKEVNFSETAFLIKENNSFRIRYFSPETEIAFCGHATIASGYSIGEKYGFGTYNLILNNGTIKIEVGEKNGESFTSINSIETHSKDLAKEYIDKVLDGFSLKKDDLDERFPIKVSFSGNNHLIIFVKERKTLKEMKYDFSKIKTLMEKEKIVTVSILWQENENLYHSRNAFAYGGVYEDPATGSAAIALAEYLRDIGLKTSGDIEILQGFDMNQPSQLFVSFNSIPNSSIKVSGTSRLIQE from the coding sequence ATGAACGTAGAAAAAATATCAGCATTTTCCTATAAGAACAAAGGTGGTAATCCAGCAGGTGTTTTATTTTGTGAAGAAATGTTAACAGATAAACAAATGCTTGAAATAGCAAAAGAAGTTAATTTTTCTGAAACAGCATTTTTGATAAAAGAAAATAACTCTTTTAGAATAAGATACTTTTCACCTGAAACAGAAATTGCCTTTTGTGGACATGCAACTATTGCAAGTGGTTATTCTATAGGAGAAAAGTATGGTTTTGGAACTTACAATTTAATTCTAAATAATGGAACTATAAAAATTGAGGTGGGAGAAAAAAATGGTGAAAGCTTTACAAGTATAAATTCAATAGAAACACATTCTAAAGATTTAGCCAAAGAATATATTGATAAAGTGCTTGATGGATTTTCATTAAAAAAAGATGATTTAGATGAAAGGTTTCCAATAAAAGTCTCATTTTCAGGTAATAATCATTTAATCATTTTTGTAAAAGAGAGAAAGACACTAAAAGAAATGAAATATGATTTTTCAAAGATAAAAACTTTGATGGAAAAAGAAAAAATTGTAACAGTTAGTATTTTATGGCAAGAAAATGAAAACTTATATCACTCAAGAAATGCTTTTGCATATGGTGGTGTTTACGAAGATCCGGCAACTGGTTCTGCTGCAATTGCATTGGCTGAGTATTTAAGAGATATTGGTTTAAAAACTTCAGGTGATATAGAGATTTTACAAGGTTTTGATATGAATCAACCTTCACAATTATTTGTAAGTTTTAATAGTATTCCAAATAGTTCAATTAAAGTATCCGGTACTAGCAGGCTAATACAAGAATAA
- the nhaA gene encoding Na+/H+ antiporter NhaA has protein sequence MKLYAPWEKAFKKVSTPFEEFLHAQTTTGLILIIMTVLALVLANSPLYETYAHFFHTYIDFNVGSWELSHSLHHWINDGLMAIFFFLIGLEIKREITAGELSNLKVAMLPILAAIGGMVFPALIYISLNYGTEGAAGWGIPMATDIAFAISALVLLGKRVPTALVTFLVALAIVDDLGAVLVIAIFYTETINMFALSAAGVMFAVMITFNRFGIHMILPYFVVGLFMWFFMLESGVHATIAGVLAALAIPSTPKRAPETLTQDTKHLLDEYDKYPIQENHMMHEEQKKILTNIQDKIDQVGTPAARLERNLHLPVALLIIPIFALANAGVKIDFSSIGSTIVEPVSLGIIAGLILGKVIGIFGVSWLAVKLKIAQLPKDSNMSQVFGVAFLGGIGFTMSIFVADLAFVGNPELIFQAKIGILSASLFSGLFGYFWLKSVSKKKQTS, from the coding sequence ATGAAACTATACGCACCTTGGGAAAAGGCTTTTAAAAAAGTATCAACACCTTTTGAAGAGTTCTTACATGCCCAAACAACAACAGGTTTGATTTTGATAATAATGACAGTTTTGGCATTAGTATTAGCAAACAGTCCTTTATATGAAACATATGCACACTTTTTTCATACATATATTGATTTTAATGTAGGTTCATGGGAACTTTCTCATTCTTTACATCATTGGATAAATGATGGTCTTATGGCAATTTTCTTTTTTCTAATTGGATTAGAAATAAAAAGAGAAATAACAGCAGGAGAATTATCTAACTTAAAAGTAGCAATGCTTCCTATTTTAGCCGCTATTGGTGGTATGGTTTTCCCTGCACTTATTTATATAAGCTTAAACTATGGAACAGAAGGTGCTGCTGGTTGGGGTATTCCTATGGCAACAGATATTGCTTTTGCAATTAGTGCTTTAGTTTTATTAGGAAAAAGAGTTCCAACTGCACTTGTAACATTTTTAGTTGCACTTGCAATTGTAGATGATTTAGGTGCTGTATTAGTTATAGCAATATTCTATACTGAAACTATAAATATGTTTGCATTAAGTGCAGCTGGTGTGATGTTTGCTGTTATGATTACTTTTAATAGATTTGGTATTCATATGATTTTACCATATTTTGTAGTTGGTTTATTTATGTGGTTCTTTATGCTTGAATCAGGTGTTCATGCAACTATTGCAGGTGTATTAGCAGCCTTAGCAATACCATCAACTCCCAAAAGAGCACCAGAGACATTAACACAGGATACAAAACATTTATTAGATGAATATGATAAATATCCTATACAAGAAAATCATATGATGCATGAAGAACAAAAGAAGATTTTAACAAATATTCAAGATAAAATCGATCAAGTTGGAACACCAGCTGCTAGATTAGAACGAAATCTTCATTTACCTGTTGCACTATTAATTATCCCAATCTTTGCTTTAGCAAATGCAGGGGTTAAAATCGATTTTAGCTCTATTGGATCAACAATAGTTGAACCTGTTTCTTTAGGAATTATTGCTGGACTTATTTTAGGAAAAGTTATCGGAATTTTTGGAGTTTCATGGCTAGCAGTAAAATTAAAAATTGCTCAACTTCCAAAAGATAGTAATATGAGTCAAGTATTTGGTGTAGCGTTTTTAGGTGGTATTGGATTTACTATGTCTATTTTTGTTGCAGATTTAGCCTTTGTTGGAAATCCAGAGCTTATTTTCCAAGCTAAGATAGGAATTTTGAGTGCTTCTTTATTTTCAGGTTTATTTGGATATTTTTGGTTAAAATCAGTATCAAAGAAAAAACAAACATCATAA
- a CDS encoding response regulator transcription factor: MKNKNVLLIEDNIELQELISNFLKDYNYSCSVYSQPLEALEEFEANHFKYSIVILDLGLPRMDGFDLFKKLKEIKNIPIIISTARDDIGNKIYGFELGADDYLSKPYAPRELVLRIDATLKRYNDSDEIQINDLLIDLNKKRVFLEDHQIEFTKIESEIFFMFIDNLNKVISREDIVNQTSLKDDTKNRTIDMHVSNIRFKINDDSKEARYIKSVWGIGYKFCDNN, translated from the coding sequence GTGAAAAATAAAAATGTTCTATTGATTGAAGATAATATTGAACTACAAGAACTTATAAGTAATTTTTTAAAAGACTATAACTATTCATGTAGTGTTTATTCTCAACCTTTAGAAGCATTAGAGGAATTTGAAGCAAATCACTTCAAATACTCTATTGTTATTTTAGATTTAGGTCTTCCACGAATGGATGGCTTTGATCTTTTTAAAAAGTTAAAAGAGATAAAAAATATTCCTATTATTATATCAACAGCAAGGGATGATATAGGAAATAAAATTTATGGTTTTGAACTTGGAGCTGATGATTATCTCTCAAAACCTTATGCGCCAAGAGAATTAGTTTTAAGAATTGATGCTACACTTAAACGATATAATGATAGCGATGAAATTCAAATAAATGATTTATTAATTGATTTAAATAAAAAAAGAGTTTTTTTAGAAGATCATCAAATTGAGTTTACTAAAATAGAATCAGAAATTTTCTTCATGTTTATTGATAATCTAAATAAAGTTATATCAAGAGAAGATATTGTAAATCAAACTTCGTTAAAAGATGATACAAAAAACAGAACTATTGACATGCATGTAAGTAATATAAGATTTAAGATAAATGATGACTCAAAAGAAGCAAGATATATCAAATCAGTTTGGGGAATAGGGTACAAGTTTTGTGATAACAATTAG
- a CDS encoding AraC family transcriptional regulator, which produces MKKDTKHIRADIVNKSLTYIYKYIDTNITLDELARLNKVSKFHLHRIFKEETGENIFDRINSIRLQKIANLLISNKYSTISEIRQSCGYSSHSSFIKAFKKRFNFTPSQWKKNGYLEYSKKIVSFDISPNDNFYTIEPIIKKTSKRVCAYIRHKGYDLSVTKTWSRLMAFSYEKELNNTTQIGVFYDNPINTAYEECSYIAAIEVDNRFISTNSISKLEIEGSLCAVFHYEGIYGDAVKLLVYIYNYWLPKSGYEAKSLPPYALYHKNHFLDENREFSLDFYIPIQVV; this is translated from the coding sequence ATGAAAAAAGATACAAAACATATTAGAGCAGATATAGTTAATAAATCATTAACCTACATTTACAAGTATATTGATACTAATATCACATTAGATGAATTAGCTAGATTAAATAAGGTTAGTAAGTTTCATTTACATAGAATTTTTAAAGAAGAAACCGGCGAAAATATTTTTGATAGGATAAATTCTATTCGATTGCAAAAGATTGCAAATTTACTTATAAGTAATAAGTACTCAACTATTAGTGAAATAAGACAGTCTTGTGGTTATAGCTCACATTCATCTTTTATTAAAGCATTTAAAAAGAGATTTAACTTTACACCCTCACAATGGAAAAAAAATGGATATTTAGAATATTCAAAAAAAATTGTTTCATTTGATATCTCTCCCAATGATAACTTTTATACGATAGAACCTATAATAAAAAAAACTTCTAAAAGAGTATGTGCATATATACGACATAAAGGTTATGATTTATCAGTTACAAAAACATGGAGTCGTTTAATGGCTTTTTCATATGAAAAAGAGTTAAACAATACAACTCAAATTGGAGTTTTTTATGATAATCCTATTAATACAGCTTATGAAGAGTGTAGTTATATAGCTGCAATTGAAGTTGATAATAGATTTATTTCAACTAATTCAATAAGTAAGTTAGAAATAGAGGGCTCACTATGTGCTGTTTTTCATTATGAAGGAATCTATGGTGATGCTGTTAAACTTTTGGTCTATATTTATAATTATTGGTTGCCCAAAAGTGGGTATGAGGCAAAGAGTTTGCCACCTTATGCTCTGTACCATAAAAATCATTTTTTAGATGAAAATAGAGAATTTAGCTTAGACTTTTATATTCCTATTCAAGTTGTTTAA